The genomic stretch GCACCAAGAAGCATCAATAGTGCTGACGAATCGCCACCACCACCACCTCCGCAAGAGATTAGAAAACTTAAAAACATAGAAACAAAAGAAAGTTTCAAGTTCGACATTGGAATTCCCATAAATTTACTTCTTAACACGATTCTGGTATAGTCACCATAGGTTATGGTGGATAATTAAAAAGACTGTATTATTGGCTTTTCATTCAATCGATATTCTGTCTTGTGAATCAAAAAAGACAGAAATACCGTTAAAAACGTTGTAAAACATGCAAAAAAACGTTTTGAACGTTTTCAGGACTATTTTCGGTCCATCGCCTTTTCTAAAAATTGGTTTAATGGATAAATGTTACGATAGGATTTTAAAGTTTCGCTTAAAAATTGATCGGAAGTTAATTCAGAATTTTTTATTTTTTTAGCAACAGCAAAGCCTTTGTATTTTAAGAGCTCAATCAGAGGATGATCTTTTGCAAATCCTTTGGGAGCTGTCTTTAATTTTTCTGCATAAAACTCCGTTCCAAAATCTTTAACAAATTTGCGATCATCTAAAATAGATTTTAACGTTTTTGTATCACTGATCATTCGTTCTCTTATTTTATGTAACGATTTTGGATCAGGTCCATAACAGCCACCACCAACTAACGAATGATCAGGTTCTATGTGCAGGTAATAACCGGTGCCATCAATTTTCTGATTCCCACCTCTCAAAAATATCCCAATATGAGTTTTATAAGGACTTTTGTCTTTTGAAAAACGAACATCTTTGTAGATACGAAAGATACATGATTTTGGATCCACTCCTTGGACACTTTTGTCAAACTTTTCGATTCCAGCCAAAAGATATCCCGCCATTAATACCAATTCATTCTGAATGGCAACATAACGATCTTTGTTTTCAAGAAACCAATTTCTGTTGTTATTCAATTTTAACTCAGACAAAAAACTTAAAATACTTTTACTAATCTTCACGCCAGATCAATTCCCTTATGATTGTTATAACATTGATTCTAGTCATTGCTCTAAAATTTCAAATAAAAGAACAATCAGATAAAAACAATAGTTTATCCCATTGAATTCAGAGGCCCCCGCTTCAACGAAAAAAGAATGGATGGCAGGTACATTCGCATTTGTAAAATGAAAAATGACAACCTATTTCGATAAATTCAAATAAAACTCTGGATTTTCTATCAAACTCTGTTCCTTTATATTTCCGAGGTTATCAAAATGAATTTTATTTTTTCCAATATCAAATGGATTATGATTGGTTCTGGTATCATTACCTGTTCCATGATTCTTTCCGCATTACACCCGACACTCGGGCTCACGTTGACATTTGGTGACACATTGAATGGAGATTTAGCAAATATCATTGTTCGTAACTGGGGAGCCCTCATTGCACTGACCGGTGGTATGTTGGTTTATGGTGCCTACAATGAACCAAACCGAAATTTAATTCTTGTGGTTTCCTCCATTAGCAAAAGTACATTTGTTTTGCTCAATTTGATTTATGGACAATCTTACTTTGCGAAGTCTGGTATTGCCCTTGTGTTTGATTCGGTCCTAGTGATTATTTTTGTTTCTTATCTTTGGGTTCAAAATTCGAAAAAGTAAAATAGAAACCTATTGATTTCCCTATCAGACTAAAAAAAACTTCGAATAGACGAATATTCTTACTAAAGAAATATCCGTTAGTCGTTCGTTAAAAACGAATAACGGTTTTCTAATATTTATTATTTTCAATAAATTAATGTTTTCATTCCTTCGACTAACATTCAAATAAGGACCAAATTTAAATATTATCCGCTATATGATAAAACAGTATGTAATTTGGCTCTGCATAATATTAAAAAATAAGGCTAAAGGAAATTTGGTAAATAATTGAGCAACTGGATTCGCTACCCTCTAAAATTGTCGTAGCAAATCAAATTACAAACGTTAGTTTTTTCAGAAAAAATTAATTTATTTCCAAAAAAATGCCATCTCTGAATGGGACGATTGTTATAAAAAGCACCATAAGGAAAATTAATTAAATCTGGGAGAAGCAACGCTTCCAGAAGGAGAACCAATTGTTAAAACGATCAACCAACAAAATTAAGGTCAGTAAACTGTGTATATACACCATAATCCCAATGATGTTACTCGCATTGTTCCATTGCGGTGCAAATGACAAAAAAGAGAACTCGTCCGAGGATTTTAATGCAATTCTATTGGGCTTTGCTATGGCAACAGATGAAAATTTACCAGAGCCAGCAATCAATACAGTAAATATTATCGTAGGAGAAACAAAGTATACAAAGTCGCTTGGTGTTTGCCGTGGAAATTTGAACGTTAATGGGCAAGATGACATATCAATTGCTCCGAGTGATTTGTCCTTACCAAGTTTCTATTTACATAAAGTAGATTTTACAACAAAGACAAATGTGACCCTAACGGCAATTGGATCTTCCTTTAATTTGAATATTGATATGCCAAGCGGTGGCGGTTATGATCCAGCCACTACCTGCGAAGCAAAAATAATTGAAAACAGCGCGACAACCTATGACATTCAGGCTAAAAAATGTTCTGTAGATAAAATCGCTGTGGCAGTAGACCCTCCAACGAATACTATTTCTTTTCGAGCTCGCTGTACAAAAGGACTCTAGGAAGATAAACATACCAAACATCACGATACACTTGTGGTGTTTGGTCTTTAAAATAAAACCAAATGTATTTCTGACTTAAGTCAGTAGCCTAGATCATTAAACAAAGCCAACTTAAGTCAGAAATATTTAGATCAAAAATTTTTATGGATTCATAGATACTTTTTTAGTTTTACAGATCTCCGCATAACGAAGACTACTTTTACGGATTTTCCGATTCATATTGTTATAATCCACTTCGACAAGGCCAAACTTTGGTCCATACCCATCGTTCCATTCAAGATTGTCCAAAAATGACCAGTAATAATACCGTTCGACAGACACACCTTCATCTAACAACCGACGAATCTCTGCTAAATGGTCATAAATATACTTTTCTCTTTTTTCATCTTTCTCGTCGGGAATCCCATTCTCCGTAATATAGATGGGGAGTTTGTACTCATCCCAAATCCGATGGCAAACTTTAGAAAGTCCTTCTGGATAAATCTCCCAACCCAAATCATTTTTACGAGAATCAGGACACTGAGGATCCACCAATGGTACTGCAAATAAATTTCCTGGGTTGTAACTCGCTTTAAAAAGATGGCGTGAATAATAATTGATCCCAATAAAATCGCAAAATATACCTTTACCTTCTGGATGACCAAATCCAATGGGGAAAGATAACTTTCCTTCCACAAAACCCTTTGTTTGGATTTCGTGAAAAAGATAATCGCTTAGGAAACAACCAAGACGTGCCAAAGGATGAGAAGTTAAAGGTGAAAAAACAGCCAGGTGATGCGCAAAACCAACCTTAGTTGGATTAGCAAAACCAGATTCCT from Leptospira bourretii encodes the following:
- a CDS encoding glycoside hydrolase family 1 protein; amino-acid sequence: MSKSFELPENFLLGSATAATQIEGGDIHNNWYHWSLAGKVGKGESSFTGADHYARYVEDVKLLSNLNQECYRMSIEWSRIESSEGEWSMEAVAHYRDEFRLLLEAGIKPLVTLHHFSCPEWFQKKGGWLGKDAVKEFLNFVEFSVKQFGDLVSEWCTINEPNVFANDSYVDGKYPPGSYGDIPAYLKVTRRLILAHLKSYQLIHKIRKESGFANPTKVGFAHHLAVFSPLTSHPLARLGCFLSDYLFHEIQTKGFVEGKLSFPIGFGHPEGKGIFCDFIGINYYSRHLFKASYNPGNLFAVPLVDPQCPDSRKNDLGWEIYPEGLSKVCHRIWDEYKLPIYITENGIPDEKDEKREKYIYDHLAEIRRLLDEGVSVERYYYWSFLDNLEWNDGYGPKFGLVEVDYNNMNRKIRKSSLRYAEICKTKKVSMNP
- a CDS encoding DUF2461 domain-containing protein — protein: MKISKSILSFLSELKLNNNRNWFLENKDRYVAIQNELVLMAGYLLAGIEKFDKSVQGVDPKSCIFRIYKDVRFSKDKSPYKTHIGIFLRGGNQKIDGTGYYLHIEPDHSLVGGGCYGPDPKSLHKIRERMISDTKTLKSILDDRKFVKDFGTEFYAEKLKTAPKGFAKDHPLIELLKYKGFAVAKKIKNSELTSDQFLSETLKSYRNIYPLNQFLEKAMDRK